Genomic DNA from Equus caballus isolate H_3958 breed thoroughbred chromosome 10, TB-T2T, whole genome shotgun sequence:
GGTTACAGAGCCTGTGTGTCCAGCATTCTGAACTGAAACAGGTGGCAGAAGTGACCTCTAGCTGGACTGCTGTGCAGGGAAGCAGTACTAGACCAAGCTGGAAAGGTTGGTTGGGACCAGTGTAGGGGgcttggggtgtgtgtgtgggggggcttGAATGCCTACTAAAGAGGTTGAACTTGATTCTTACTAGagtggagagacagacacagggaAACCAATGTCTATGGAGAGCTTAGCATTTGCCTGGCACTTTATATTGATAGTCTTATTAGTTTTCAACAATCTTCCTAGGAAATGTATCATTAATCCACTTTGTAAACGAATTCAACAAATTGCacgagatcacacagctagtaagtggaggGGTAAAGATTCCAAAGCCTATAAACTTTGTACTACCTACATTGTTTTAGTTATTTCCAGGAACCCCCATTCCCCACTTGCGTTCCTTAACCATCCTGTAGGCATTCATTTCAGGTGGCTAATGCGCATCTTTCGATTTGTGTATGTTCTTGCAAGATGTGCAGTGTTTTACGTGCATGAGGTTTTAGTTTATGCAAGTGATATTGTGTTACTATTAAAATGATCAGCACTGTGCTTTTACAATCCATCCGTGTACACGTTGTGTGTACATCTAATTAATTGCTTCTGACTGCCACGTGATATTCAGTGGTGTGCATCCCTGGTGTTTCATGTTCTTTAAGTCTCAGGGAGGGACACTCACATTGCCTTCAGCTCTACATCAGCACGATAATGCTGCGTCCTTGTACATATTCCCCTGTAGATGAAGGTGAAAATCCCTGTAATATGTACTAGGATATACCAGAAGTGGGTATCTGTAAACCTAATTTGACTAAGTATTGCAAGACTCTTTCCTGCAACACTGCTGTGGGCCTGAGACACTCATCAGAACTCTCAACTCCTCTGTTCCTCAGGGTCCAGAAGAGGACCCTGTttccccaccctcacctctaCCACCACCAACCACCCCATGAGCAGCATTGCACAAGGGTCCCTGTATCCCCGCGTTTCTGCCAATGCTtgtctttttccagctttctGATATTTTGCCAGTCTGATAGATGTACAGTTTGGTagattgcatttctctgattattgtTGAGCTTGAGCGTCTCTTCACATGTTTGTTAGCCTTTCTGGTTTGCTCTTCTGAGAATTGCCTCTTCATGTGGCTGGTCCATTTTCCCGCTGGGGttgctctctttttcttgtcCATTTGCCAGAGATCCTTGGCCCTTCTCGTTGGTTTAAGGCATTGTGTGTACTCTTTTTATGACAATTTTGGCATTTcatgtttttctagaaatttatccatttcatctgagTTTTCAAATTTGTAAATGTAGAATTGTTAATgatgcttttattattttaaaaatatcggATGTGTCTgttactttctgtttttcattctgtattttatttgcatcttctcttttttctcttcattatattTGCTAGAGAGTTATCTTGTTAATCTTGTCAAAGAATGAATGTTAgttttttgtaataatttttcgttgttgttttctattttattgatttctgccaTCGTCTTTCTTCCTAtcctttttttttgggggggggggaggaaatGCTTTGCTGCTCTTTATACAACTTCTTGAGTTAATTcatgaacatattttttaatgcttcttGTTTCATTGTACACTGATAAGTgtatttaaagtataaatttacttttaaatattgcTTTAGTTGTGTCCCAAATTTTGATGTGtagctttaaaaaaacttttgattttgaaatgattattggcccacaggaagttgcaaaaattgTATAGAGTCCCTTAAAAccttcctccagcttccccatgAGGCCGTCTTATATAACTGGAGCATATAagcaggaaattgacattggtataATACTCTTAACTACACTGCAGACCTTATTTGGTTTTCACCAGATTTTACACGCACTTGTGTGTGTGATGTAGTATGTTCATTGTTATTCAGTTCtaagtactttttaatttcctttttgaaccAAGGGTTATTATTTAGTAATATGTCAGTTAACTTCCACACACACGTGTGTTGTTCTCATCTCATTGTCTCTGGCTGGAAAACAGCCTGTGTAATAGTGATCCTTTGAATAAGCCACGATCCTCTGCTTAGCACCATGTCCAATGGGAGGACTTAAGCAGGGGAGTGAGAGTCATGAGCTGAGAAGCTAATGTGGTGGGTTCAAGTGAGGTTGGAGAAGAGACTATGGAGATGGAAAGATGTGTGTCCCTGAAGGTCTCAGAGGGCCTTTGTTGCAGAAACTGATAATCAATTTTCTCCTCCAGAAACAGTGACCCAGAGGCAGGTGGACAGAGAATTCAGGGACTGACGAGAAGCACGCTTGAGACCTAGATTGAAATTGGTTCCAGACTGACCTCTAGCATCCAGGATCCAGACACAGGACCATGGGACCCCAGCATTTGAGCCCTGTGCAACTGCTCTGCGTCCTGGGGGCCATCTCCACTCTTCCTCGTATGTCCTGTAGGGCTGGATGCTTTGGGACccctggagggtgggggatgggattCACATAACTGGGAGAAGGAGGGCTGGATGTCTGGGTTCCTCAGGGGACAGGATCTGTGGAGGCTGAGCCCTTGGTTGGCAGTACAGGGGCTGAGAAAGCAATGTGAGGGCAGATGGCTGGAAGAGCGTTCTCTTTTTAGGGGCTGGGGCTCTTTTGTGCTATGAAGCAACATCTTCACTCTTCAGAGCTGTTAATTTCAATCACTGGAAATGGCTTCTGTTGAGGAGTGCAGTGTGTAAACTGGCCGAGGGCTGCGAGGAGACACTGGTGCTCATCGAGACAGGTGAAGGAGAATGACTgatccatttctttttgtttgctctTCTGACCCCCAGCTCCATTCCCAGCACCCAGGGACTCTGGACTTGAGTTCCAGATATTTATCCCATTATGTCTTTGGGAATAATGTCAAGGCCTTGGCAGGAGAGGGGCAGGACCCAGCTGTTTGTGGTGTGGGCTGAGTAAGAGAGCAGAATGGAAGTGGGCAGATCCCAGGAGGAGGGGGGAAatctgggagagaagaaaagggtgGGACACAAGGGAGAGAGGAGTGAGGAGAGACATATGGAGACCTGGGGATGTGAACCCTGTGCAGCTGCAGTGAGTGAACACGGGAGAGGCAAAATTGGTGATGGGGCAAAGCCAGCAGGAAGCGCAGGGCGGAGGGTGGGAGGGTGGACTCTGGGTGTGGCCAGCGATACTGATCAGAGCTCTCTAATCTGCTCTTCAGGGAACAGAAGGGGAGTTGTGGGCTTTAAAGGCTGCAGCCCAGCCTCATCTTACCCCAAGCAAGTCTCCTACCTCGTTTCACCACCTGGATTGTCCATTGCCTCCTACAGCCGCGTCTGCCGGACGTATCTCTGCAATAACCTCACCAACTTGAATCCTTTGTTGAAGCTCAAGGCCAAAGCTCCTAAGACTACAGCATTTGCTTCCCATAGTTGCCCAACTTGTGTGGGCGAGCACTCTCAGGATTGCCTCCCAAATTTTGTCACCACTGATTCTTGCCCCTACAATGCCCCTAAGTGTTACAGTTCCACCTTAAGCTTTCGGGCAGGTGAGAGGAGAGAAACTTTATCAAATACCTACTCTATGCCAGGTACTGCCTGGTGCCTTCTCATCTCTGAGAGAGGCTGGTGGGATCAGGAGAGGGGACTGGGATTGTGGGGACCAGGCAAGTGAATtctcaggaggaaggaggaaggtgcCTGGTGCCCAAGACTTTGGTGGGAGAGCAGGTGACCTGTTTTGTGAGGGGTGTCTGGAAGGAGAGGCAGGGCCCTTGAGTCTTGAAAGTGTCCCTGACtactctttctcttccttacaGGGTTTCTCAATACCACATTCCTCCTCATGGGCTGTGCTCGTGAACATGccaaacttttagaaaattttaaccaGATTGGGAGCATCAGTGTGAGTGAGGTCCTCAACATTGTAGACAAGGCCCAGATTGCTGGTGCAGAGCCCTCCAGTCGGGGTCCTGCCTGGGGCATCCTCTTAGGCCTCCTGCTTGCTTTCAGGAAGTGACGATCTAGCTGGACCGAGCAAACATCCAGACCCCTTCACATAACCAAATAAAGTGAGAGTTGCCTTTCTGTTTTGTCCTGTGGTCCATGAGGGTGGTGGAGGTGTGGAAAGAATGGGGAGGACCAAACatgtctggggtgggggtgaggggaggggaggggcatgCAATGGACAGTGTACCTGGTAAAGTGACcagggggttggggaggagggtcTCTGGCAAAGTGACAATGTCGTGCCCAGCAACTAGGAGGAACCCGaatattctttttctcctccccctttCTCTGGAGACCTGGGCTCCAGCCTGGGTTCAGCCAGTGATTTAGAGATCCTGACCAAATCGCTCCCcttttctgggcctcaatttcctccccTTTAAAATGAAGGGCCTTACAAATTAGAGCTTACTAAGTAGCTTGAGCTTCTTTTCTTATGTGTATTGGCTGtgcttcttttgtaaaatgtctaTGGGTTTTCTTgggtctctttttcttcttgatgtgTAGGGGTTCCTTAGGGTTGATTCTTCTTGTGCCTTGCTTAAGAGATCCTTCTCTACCCCCAAGTCCAAAAGATGCTCTCCTTTATTCCCTCCAAGAAATTAAGTTTGGCCCTTCACATTTAAGTTCTTAATTTATTTCGaattgatttttctgcatctttgaGGTAGGGATCTATTTTCATATGGATAACTAATTGCCCAGCCCCCTTTATtgaataattctttctttccctgtttaTCTGCAATGGCATCTTGGTCGTATATCAAAGTTCCATATTTGGATAAGTCTGTTTCTGGGCTCCCTATTTTTTCCATTGATTAATTTATCTATTCCTTTGCCAACACTATACCGTcttaatttttatagctttataataaaccTTTCTGTCTGAAAAAGCaactcctccccctcctcactTGTTCTTCATCTTCAGAAGAATCTTGGCCATTCTTGGACTTTGCACTTCCTTATAAATTTAGGAtctttttttcggtgaggaagaccagccctgagctaacatctgttgccaatcttccttttttttttccttgaggaagattagctctgagctaacatctgtgccaatcttcctccacttttgtGTAttggatgcctccacaacatagCTGATGGGTAGAAtaggtaggtctgtgcccgggatccgaactgtgaacctgggccgccaaggcGGAATGcaaggaactttaaccactctgacacagggctggcccccaaatttagGATCTTTTTGATCAATATCTCACCATTTCCTCCAAcccccagcccttggtaaccaccactctactctctgtttctatgggtttggcttttttagactccacatataaatgatatcatgcagtatttgtctttctctgtctgactaatttcacttagcataatgccctcaaggtccatccatgttgtcacaaatggcagaattttcttctttctcatggctgatattgcattgtgtgtatacactatgtctttattcattcatccattgatggacacttaggttgtttccatatcttggccattgtgaataatgctacaatgaacaagGGAATGCAGACATTGGTAGGTGTTCTTTAGCAGATTAAAGAAGTTCTCTTCTATCCCTAGtgtaataatttgaaaaatataaactgatgcaaatattatcatatgatttttatgcatctattgatatgGTCATGAGTTTGtcctttaatttgttaatgtggcaAATGAtgtgcttttttaaaactttaaaaattgatatattacttatatatagaaaaatgcacaaatcataAGTGTATTGCCTGATGACTTTTCAAAAATTGAACACACATGTATCTAGCAACTAGATCAGGAAACAAAACATTGTTAGCACCCTAGAAGCTCCTATCCGCTTCCATTGATAGATTCCTAATGTTAAATCACCTTTGCTTTCCTGGAACAAACAAAACTTAGTCATGGTGTATCATCTTTTTTAATATACTGCTGGATTTGCTTTGCTAATACCTTGTTTGGGATTTTCGCATCTCTGTTCATGAGTGTGATTTGCctgatattttcctcttttctaccttttttttggTTCTGGTTTCAATGTCAAGGTTATACTAACCTCAGAATGAGTTGGGGAATAttccctctttttctattctATGGAAGAATTTGTATAAGATTGAGATGATCTGTCTTGAAAGTTCTGTAGAACTCACTGATAAAACTTCTGGGCTGagtatcttttctctttcctttaaaaacttttcatATGCAAAGTTTCAAATGTATACAAAGAGAGTTTGTATACAAACATATACAAATGAACTCCAGTTCATTCTACTAAAGAGAGTGGTATGGTGAATCCCTGTGTACCCACCTACAGCTTCAAAAATAGCAGCTCGTGCCAAACCTTCTTGTACCTATCCACCTTCTGCTCAACCACCACTGGATTAAATATCAGAAATCATATAATACTGTTTTTAGATAATTCTGTATGTACCTCTAAAATGTAGGGCCCCATCGCCCCAATTAAAAAAGGTCAAACTAAGAGAAAAGTTGCGAGAATATTatagggaactctcatatatctTTTATGTTGATTTACCAATGCCACATTTGCACTCTGTATGCATAGATGTAAATACATGCACGTGcatacagacatttaaaaatcattatatatgtatatatgattttttttaatgaatcattTGAAAGTTGCAGATGCCATAGTACTTCACTCTACTTCAGCATGTATCTCCTCAGCACCAGGACTTTCTCCTATATATCCACAATACTATTATCAAACCCAAGAAATTTAGTATGAATACAAGAATATCATCTGATATAAAgtctatattagtttcctgttcctgctgtaacaaattaccacaaacatagtggcttgtaaccacagaaatttattatcttacagttctggaggtcagaagtctgacatgggtttcactgggctaaaatcaaggtgctggcaggactgcattcctttctggaggctctaggggtgggtccattttcttgccttttctgagTTCTAGAGGCTGCCTACGTTCCCTGACTTGCATTCTCCCTcaatcttcaaagccagcaacaatGGGTGAAGTTTTTCTTACATTGACTCACTCTGACTTTGactcttctgcctctttcttccacATTTAAGGCCTCATGATAACACTGGGCCCACCCGGATAATCCAGAACAGTCTCCCTTTTTCAAGGTCagttgattagcaaccttaattccatcagTTACCTTAATTCTCCTTCGCCATGTAATGTggtatattcacaggttccaggaattaggatgtggacatttttGGGAGGACGTTATTCTGCCTACCGTAGTCTATCCTCTAACCCGTAAAGATCCATGGCTGTCCCACATGTGAAAGGCACTCACCCTATCTCCACATCCCCCCAAGTCTCAACCCATTACAGCGTCAATTCAAAGTTCAAAATCTCCTCTGAATCTTATCTGctcaaaaattcaaaaatctCATCATTTAAATCAGGTGTGGGTGAGACTCTGGTTATAACACAGCCACAGCCctggttcatttcccagtcatggaaccacagcACCCATCTGTCACTTGTCATagtgtggtggcagctcacatggaGAACAGAAACTAACAACTAGGATGCACAACCACGTACTgcagcttaaaaaacaaaagaattttccTCTACATACATTGAGCACCACATTAGATGGTATTATAATTCTTGTTTCAATGATAAAATGTGGTTAAAGAAACTCATGAGATCAAGGATAGTATATTATGTTTACCTCTATTTTTACCCATTGTGTtgttctcctttcccttctggaGGCCCCAGCCTTctgttatcattttctttctgttggtGGGCTTCCTCTACCCGTTCTTTTTTAAGGGTAGCAATAAATTcccttagttttccttcatttgagaatgtctttatttcccctttattCCTGGAGGATGGTTCTGCCAGATATAGGATTCATGATtagcagttcttttctttcaacacttgaaaaatgttgtgccacttccttctggcctccgtGCTTTCACCTATAAAATCTACTCTCATTCAAATTAGTGTTCCTTGTTTCTCCagctgttttttaaagatttgttttcctTGTGTTTAATTTTCAGAAGTTTGCTTCAGTTTTTAGAAGTCTTAGTGTGGATTTGTTTGGGTTTATTGTGTTCTCGATTCGCTCAGCTTCttgagccattatttcttcaaatattttttcagtccatgttctttcttcctttacttcCAATACGGCAATGATATTAACATTagattttttgttattgtcccaCAGATCCCTGTGGctctccttattttctttcagtctagtttctctctgttgttcaggctgagttaaatttatt
This window encodes:
- the LYPD4 gene encoding ly6/PLAUR domain-containing protein 4, which gives rise to MGPQHLSPVQLLCVLGAISTLPRAGALLCYEATSSLFRAVNFNHWKWLLLRSAVCKLAEGCEETLVLIETGNRRGVVGFKGCSPASSYPKQVSYLVSPPGLSIASYSRVCRTYLCNNLTNLNPLLKLKAKAPKTTAFASHSCPTCVGEHSQDCLPNFVTTDSCPYNAPKCYSSTLSFRAGFLNTTFLLMGCAREHAKLLENFNQIGSISVSEVLNIVDKAQIAGAEPSSRGPAWGILLGLLLAFRK